The following DNA comes from Papaver somniferum cultivar HN1 chromosome 4, ASM357369v1, whole genome shotgun sequence.
TAAGATATCAGTCCAACTTCCATTTTATGTTTTTCCAGCTGGTTTTATGAGGACTAGTTTAAATTCatattctcattttgattaacagaAGTGAAGGAGGAAACCGAATCGGAGAGCTTAACAGAAAATGAAATGTCGGATGAGGAATTGGCGGATAACCATGCTCAACTAGACTCTGAACAAATTGTATCATTGCCATGTTCTATTCCGGCAGATGCGTTCGTAGCTACAAATGACCAGCAAGCTGACGAGCATTCAAGTAACTATGACAGTTAGTTTCCGGTCATACATTACTTATTGTTTGTGGAATGAAGTAATTAAGATTCTCATTCTGATATGCAGAACAACCTAAAGATATTGACTCGAAAATGTCTATGGACGAaactaaattcatgaacttgataGAGAAAGAACTGCCCATCCAATTGAACAACCAtactgaagatgaagaaaaaatctcATCACAGCCTTGTGCACAGGCTCTGACGAATGAATGTAATGGGGAGGATACTGATTCAGATACTTTGGTAGCTAAGAAAGTCCAAGCTAGTGAACATTCAGGTAAATTTCTGTCTACAATATTTATGGATGTCTCGTAAattagattttttcttctttaatctgttATGTAAGTTATGTTGGGCACATTTGCAATTGTTTGTCGAATGAGGTGTGAAGTAATTAATCCGACTTCTCAATTCTATATACAGAACTTAAAGACGATGACGATACAAAATCCATGAGCTCAATAGAGAAAGAGATGCCCGTTCCAGTAAACAACCTAGCCGAAGAGCAACTTTCATCATTGCCATGCTCGGAAGAAAATCATTTCGACACAGATGCATTCACGGCTGAGAATGACCAAGGTAAGTCTCCTTTGTATCCGTCTAGTGCCTTGCTTCAGAAGGAGCAAAATTTACTTGTTGATCTGTGATGTTTAGTTTATGAGATGTGCACCATCTAATGTTAGACTACATGTATTAGGTTCCGAGCACACTGAGGAAGTGAATAATATGGACGACAGGAGCCCTTTAGTTGAGAGGATTGAACAACCATTAACTACCCGTCAACTATCTATTGCAACTTTGGAATGTGACGAAATCGAGGAGGAAAAGGGGCCTGAAACGCCAACTTTTGTGAATGGTCTTCACAATTTACACATGAAATTCCTAGATTTGGAGAGAAAAGAATCAGCAACCGAGGCATCTGGGGATGGAAGTGTAATCGTTGAGGCAGAAAATGGTGGTGATGGGAATATGACTATCGAAAAGTTGAAATCAGCATTGAAGGCAGAACATAAAGCTCTAAGCGCATTATATGCAGAACTAGAAGAAGAGAGAAGTGCATCTGCAATAGCTGCTAACCAGACCATGGCAATGATAACAAGGCTCCAAGAAGAGAAATCTGCAATGCAGATGGAAGCATTACAGTACCAGAGGATGATGGACGAACAATCTGAATATGATCAAGAAGCTTTGCAGCTATTAAACGAGCTTAtggtgaagagagaaagagagaagcaGGAAATGGAGAAGGAGTTAGAAATATACCGAAAGAAGGTTCTCCTCTAtgagaatgagaagaagatgatgagaagGAAGAGCAATAGCGGAAGAAGTGGAACCTCTTCTGCTTCTGGAAATGCTACGGACAGTGAAGAGTTATCTGTTGATCTTAATCATGAAAATACCGATGAATTTAACTTTTATGCCCATCAAGATAGTCCTAATAATAGAGTACTAAATTTGGACGATGCGGGGTTAGAAAGCTCGAAGCAATTGAGCACTCTTGACGAGTCATTGgcagattttgaagaagaaaggcaATCCATTCTTCAACAGCTCAAGGCATTAGAGGAGAAGCTTTTCACATTGGAAGACGATGAGCATGAAGAGGGGGAGCAGTTATTTGAGGATACAACAAAAGCCAATGAGCATTTATCAGAAGCGAACGGAACGGAATCTAACAAGAATCACGACGAATCCAATGAAGAAGAGATCGTCAACGGTCACTTAAATGATTATAAGAAACACTATGGGGAGAAAACACACGGTGGTGCCAAGGCAAAGAAGCTACTCCCTCTATTCGATGAGGCCATCGATGTCGAAAATGAGGATGAGTTTACAAACGACGAGCATGAAGCGGGGTCCTATGCTGTTTTCTCACCAAACTCTTCCATGTCAAAGTTTACTTCGGATGAGAAGAAACTTGCTCTGGTAGAGGAAGTTGATCATGTTTACGAGAGGTTGCATGCTCTAGAAGCCGACAGAGAGTTCTTGAAACATTGTTTAACTTCTTTAAAGAAAGGAGGCAAAGGTATGGATCTTCTCCA
Coding sequences within:
- the LOC113275573 gene encoding myosin-binding protein 3-like, which produces MAGNKFATTLHRNTHKITLILVYAILEWILIYLLLLNSLFSYLIMKFANYFGLKPPCLFCSRIDHVLDSKTKSYTDLICENHCNEISSLSYCSKHRKLTTDRCCEVEEDDDFDIKDERNRVLDEDKHNRILCDDVNEKLKKIEDFITERDLDFCVEGMDLVLQSPKVSELQDSSLDMINLKPEDCFDFGTDRFIPVELIDSTTLKTQEPREIENVKERDWEGILSTELGNEKAEEKAEEMGILLVEKMAQIIAMVESMDMSKDPNLDSVEESDVNCVSQGSKSLYGDEGNDVELVMVALDDSAQHSEVKEETESESLTENEMSDEELADNHAQLDSEQIVSLPCSIPADAFVATNDQQADEHSKQPKDIDSKMSMDETKFMNLIEKELPIQLNNHTEDEEKISSQPCAQALTNECNGEDTDSDTLVAKKVQASEHSELKDDDDTKSMSSIEKEMPVPVNNLAEEQLSSLPCSEENHFDTDAFTAENDQGSEHTEEVNNMDDRSPLVERIEQPLTTRQLSIATLECDEIEEEKGPETPTFVNGLHNLHMKFLDLERKESATEASGDGSVIVEAENGGDGNMTIEKLKSALKAEHKALSALYAELEEERSASAIAANQTMAMITRLQEEKSAMQMEALQYQRMMDEQSEYDQEALQLLNELMVKREREKQEMEKELEIYRKKVLLYENEKKMMRRKSNSGRSGTSSASGNATDSEELSVDLNHENTDEFNFYAHQDSPNNRVLNLDDAGLESSKQLSTLDESLADFEEERQSILQQLKALEEKLFTLEDDEHEEGEQLFEDTTKANEHLSEANGTESNKNHDESNEEEIVNGHLNDYKKHYGEKTHGGAKAKKLLPLFDEAIDVENEDEFTNDEHEAGSYAVFSPNSSMSKFTSDEKKLALVEEVDHVYERLHALEADREFLKHCLTSLKKGGKGMDLLQEILQHLRDLRNVDLHVRNMSDASLNQSFSH